From the genome of Phlebotomus papatasi isolate M1 chromosome 2, Ppap_2.1, whole genome shotgun sequence:
TCAGACTGTTATTTCATCCATTTCACCCGTATTCGAAAatctagtgataagcctagatcagcttattgttaggtgagattcttaacatgagctaactcggaatacATGCAAATTCGTATTAGAGCtaaagttgggggacgccattcagttattttgaatcaaattcatgaaattttttacaaattttcaatttaaaccaaaatatcaaggatttggatacactatcaaaaaagtgatatatgggtgaaatgtagaccagaatgttctctataattttgccatagaacttgatctcatcgattaatcagaagccgagataatcgaggttgtttgtttctgaacttgTTTTTTcgcccagagcgccccaagtgttcatttgatgaacttcaacgacttcaactatatcaaaaaaatgttgtattttgtgagactttccatttaaacgatttatagggtaaagtgatgtaatttggaaccatttacaatctgggacacttgagattttctcactgtttcagatgagcagagaaaacaaagaccgcagaATAGAAGGAAAAGACGTTTAAGAACAGAAACAGCTTTTCTTcacttttgaatctctaaaacagttagaaaatctcaaatgttttaaattgtaaatagtTTACTGATCGAAAACTCTAAGGGTCAGCTATAACAAGGCTGATCGATTCCATAGGGatggagctattgagaaaacaaaaaagggggtattcaaaaaGGCGAAAGGAGTGATGGGAAAATGGGGTTCAATgtaccatgttgcaattttcatacgatatataaaaCCTTTGACGGAAaccacaagtcgatatctctcttagtTTTAGGtgatattaagctccaaagagcggtcggacggacggacgggaacggtttttaagCCATgctatattcgtgatcaggaggTGGACAAACACATTTTGGAAaggtttggggccgatcggagaacatgagattttgttaggatcaTAGTAAGTGAGATtgctaagaatctcacctaataccgaTTTTTTACCGGTCTTTCAAGGTAAAAGGGCtaaaaatgctctagagagcATATATTTCTTATGCGAATTATTATcatgtttgagctcgttgggaaggtcttgaaatttccgataAATCTCAAggggttccaatcggttttgaagctGTAATAagccagttcataaccgataactaatttttattcgaaaattcaattatattagtcctgAGGTCTATTTTGTGCaacgttttgagtgatttacaaatcggttgggaatcggttataaaccggttataatctaaaaagtaattttcgtccgcaaataaatttgattacccttaaaactattttgggggaccTTTTGAGAGATGTATGAATCGGTTTCGGTTGAGAACTGGTATACAGTAAGGGAAAGTGgacaataaatatattgtggagtcactttattgagaaacataggaaaaatttagtcattacgaagcttccaatggtatcaagcatgggcactttcccttaagtGATGCAAAAGTAATTTTGAGATATTCTAAGTCTTTTGCTACCCCTTTTTTGATCATATTTTTAAACTTCTGAAGAGATAAAAaagatttaggggaaagtactctcccttcgaacgttcgtgccttcgaataatgtgaattttcatttagttttcctaagatacttacacatttttattaaatattagttaattatcaattattgataattatgtgcgtctcttaggaaaaacaaaagaaatttcacattattcgaaggcatgaacgttcgaagggagagtactttcccctactcgtcGGGGATGAATTTTATGATGGTTCTCCTTCatttatgtttttattaaataaaacaagtGATACAACTTCAATCATCTCTCCAACTTACCTCGACGTCGTCAGTGCGGAAGCGCTGCGTAACTGTGGCCTCTTTCCAGGGCATCCTAGTGCCACTTCTGAACATCTCAGCCCCGGCGTGCGCAATCATCACGCCATTATCTATGCAAAAACGCTCGTCGGTGGCAAAGAGTTTGGCTCCTCTTTCCTCACACATAATTCCCATCATCTCCTGTAGGCGTTCGTTGCATCCCACTCCACCCACAATCAACACCTCATTGGAACCACAGTGAGCCATGGCTCGTTCCGTGGTCTCCACCAACATGGCAAAGACCGTTTCCTGCAGTGAAAAGCAGAGATCCTCGGGTGACCACTGCTCTAAAGCTTTCTGCTTGGGATTTTTCGGTGGAACTGCATGTCGCTCTATGTACGATAGAATACCTGAGAAGCTGACGTCCATGCCTTTGACTGAATACGGTAGTGGAAGGTATTTCTGGCCCTTTTTGGCCAATTGCTCAATGTTGTATCCAGGACTTGGATCATTGGATAATTTAATTATCCGGGCAAATCTGTCGAGACAATTGCCCACTGCAATATCAATAGTCTCCCCGAAGATTCTATACCGTTTCCTGGAATATGCAATTACTTGTGTGTTCCCTCCACTTACGTACAGAACCGTGGGATTGTGAGCCTTAGTGATCAATCTTCCCATCTCAATGTGGCCGATGCAGTGATTCACACCGAGGATAGGCTTGTCCCACAATTGAGCCACTGTCCTGGCCACAATAGCCACTGTGAGCAATGGAGGTGCCATTCCTGGCCCTTTTGTATAGCACACCACATCGATGTCTTGAGGAGATAACTTGGAGTCATGCAGGGCTTCTTTCAATAACTCAATGATCTTGCTGCGGTGGTGCTGTGCGGTTTCCCGTGGCAGAAATCCTGCAATACCCCCCACGGATACAGTGAATTATGGAGGGAAAGTGAGGTTATGCGGGAATTTTTACCTTCTCCTGGCGGTGTTATATATGTTCTGCGGACATTGACCAGCACTTCTCCATCTCTAACTATTCCCACACCCAATTTATTGGCACTTCCTTCAAATCCTATAGCAATTACCATTTTTTCAGTGTCTTTTTGGGGCAGTTCAAAGTCACGAAAACATTCAACTTGCCTCTCTGCGGGGTCCTCTAACTTTTTATAGCACGTCGATAACTTTGATTTGAATgatgaaaaatgtttaaatggaaatttttattataaaaaaaataaaatatgttataaaattaatcTGAATCATCGGATAGATAAACAACCTTTCGGTTGCTCCTGGTGGTGCGTGTCTGACGGGACAATGCCTGGGAAAATGACTCCACAATTGATGATTGCCTTTTGGATGACTGAAAATATCGGATCAAATCAACATTGCAttccttttttgttttttttatgaataaatttttaccGTGTTTTTTGGTGCAGGAGGCGGAGATTTAGCTTTAGCTCCCCTGCCGCCTCTTGGTGTTCTTCCTCGGGCACGTGTCGATCTGGTTGCCCCTCTGCCTCTCCCTCGAGCCGGTGCAGAAGCCGCACTATCACTAGGATCACCCGTATCTGGCTCGTCATCAGAAATCAGGGAATTAGATGCAAAAGCATCTCGAGCTGCAGAAACTTTTTTGAATCCACTTTTATCAAGCATTTCCAGAGCTTTGTTGAATGTCTCAGTGGCCTTGGCCGAAAAGTTCTCCAGTTCTTCATCGATGCCGTCAATATCAGGGATTTTTTCCTGAAGATGATTTATGGCCATTTCAATGTGATACTCAATCAACTTCTCAGCAGCATCATCATCTTCTCGGAGCAGATGACGACACACTT
Proteins encoded in this window:
- the LOC129801287 gene encoding probable tRNA N6-adenosine threonylcarbamoyltransferase is translated as MVIAIGFEGSANKLGVGIVRDGEVLVNVRRTYITPPGEGFLPRETAQHHRSKIIELLKEALHDSKLSPQDIDVVCYTKGPGMAPPLLTVAIVARTVAQLWDKPILGVNHCIGHIEMGRLITKAHNPTVLYVSGGNTQVIAYSRKRYRIFGETIDIAVGNCLDRFARIIKLSNDPSPGYNIEQLAKKGQKYLPLPYSVKGMDVSFSGILSYIERHAVPPKNPKQKALEQWSPEDLCFSLQETVFAMLVETTERAMAHCGSNEVLIVGGVGCNERLQEMMGIMCEERGAKLFATDERFCIDNGVMIAHAGAEMFRSGTRMPWKEATVTQRFRTDDVEVSWRDD